Genomic window (Rhododendron vialii isolate Sample 1 chromosome 4a, ASM3025357v1):
CTTTCGGGTTTGGCCATGACATCCCACCATCTCTCTCAAGAATACATGCATTTGTGAATTTGTTGAAGTCTCTAACAGCTTGCACTGTAAACTTGCTTGATAGTTCTCTGACATTGTAAAGAGGAAGGTATGATCCTCTTTAATAGTAATGGTCCAGCCAATGTTTCTATAGATTTATGATTTTTTGATATGATTGTTGATAATTCAAAACAGGGAAAGCATCAGCTTATTATATTTCAATATTGGTACGATACAATGATCATTACTCAAAACTTGGATTGTATACAATCGCATTTTTACTTggtgttttgatgtttttcaGAATTCTTGCTATTTTCAAAATCGTGAATTCTTGTACGAGGTCAAAGGACTTGCTGCAAAGAAGGATATTGGAACCCtcatggaaaaagaaaaaaaggaggtttGTTGTCCCTTTATCTGGTCCTTTTTGAAGAAGATACTACTTTACTTATGTGACAAGCATATTGTAGTTTTcgttaacctttttttttctatccTTATTAGGTTGAGGAATTTATGTCCCGGTGGAACGGTAGCAAGGATTTTAGGGATGATTATGAGAGAAGAATTTTGCCGTCATTGGACATGCGCCAGTTGAGCAGAGATGGACGCATTAGGAACCCAGATGAGAAGCCATTGTTGGTGCAAGAGGCACGAAATTCGTATGAAAATGTGACAGTAACTAAAACCAATATAAAACGACCAACAAAAGAAGATTCCATCTCCTCTCCAGTTGCTGTCCCTGTTGTTGAGGAAGTGACGAAAGAAGCAAAAAGTAAACCACAGAAAGAAGCAAAGAATAACAAGCCAATAAGTTCTGGAAAACCTATGGAGCCGATTGAGTTGGAAGACAAAGGGGAATTCTACGTGTCTGAAAAGGTGCAAAAAGATTTGCCACCAAAGGCTAATGAAGTTGTGGATGAAGCTAAGCTGAAGGAGATGAAAAGAGAAGAGGAGATTGCAAAAGCCAAGCTTGCCTTGGAAAGGAAGAAGAAACTGGCGGAGAAAGCGGCTGCAAAAGCAGCCATAAAGGCTCAGAAAGAAGCTGAAAAGAAGCTTAAGGCAATTCTTCATTTCTATCCTccatttttcagatgaagtAGCCCTAGTGATCGCTGAAAATTGGTGAATGAATTTTTTGAACTGCAGGATCGtgaaaagaaagcaaagaagAAGGCTGCGGCATCTGGACCTGCTTCCGAACCGGAGGATCAACCAGCTGAAGTGGGTCCTGATGTTACCGAACCGGAAAAGGCGGAGGAAAATGTTGAAGCTCTAGTTCCATCAAAGAAAAAGGACCGAAAGGAAACCACAATTAGGTACAGCAAAAGAGCAAAAGGTGCAGATTCACTTCCCAGAGTCATACTCAAGCGAAAGAAATCAACTAACTACTGGTTATGGGCTGCTGCTCCTGCTGCTGTTTTGTCTGTTGCTATGCTTTTAGTGGTTGGATACAAGTATTTCCTCTGAAGTTTAGAAAAAAGGGTCGTATTTGGTGGAACAATTTACGGACCAAATTTTTGTTTCTTGGTGATCCGTGTGGTTTAGGTATGTACTATGGACGTAACTTGTTTATGTTcatgttcttttgttttttttataacatgTCGAGTATGGACTTGGCAGAACTCATTAGGTTATCGGTAGATCAGGGAGTATGAGATACTTGCAGGCGAATCACCTATATACCTTTTACTTGGTGTACTTTTGAATTTTAACTTTTAGACTGGAAGGAATGTTTTTTTAAGGCATTTGCTTTTACAGGAAGTTCGTATCTCTACAGGCAAAGATTATTTCAGATTGAGTGGTTTGGAAAACATTTTGATTCCTTCGCCAAGGTTGGGGAGTAAAAGTTCTAGaatcacaaacacacacaaaaacttGTTCAAACACACGCTCGGGATGATGTGTGGGGCGTACACACACTTGCAAGTGTTGGCATACGTATACGTGTTTGTTGTTCTAGCATTGATCGTTTTGGAGAGGGCTCGGGTTCTGTCCAACATGAAAGTGCTGTGGAGCACACAATGCAGTGCAGTTCATTTCCGTGAGCCCAAGGGACTAGGGGTCTTGTAGTGCAGTTTTGTGAGTCCGCTTAACGAATTGACCTGTAGATCACGAAGATAAAATGGCAGTGATGGAAGCTTACTCAGTCAGCAAGTATGGCAGGGAAGTGGATTCTTCCAATCTTGTGCTTAGAGCGGCAAACGAATTGAACCTGAGTATCAATTTTaagctcgtttaataaatgagccgaacttaAACTTGACAATgttcggctcgattaggctcgcAAACCCAGAGTATTTATATATCTCAAGAATTTCCCATGTAATCTTGAATTTGTATAAAATTTTAcatgtacataatgaaaatttcataactcgtataaacttaaattttaatatgttccataattatatatatatatatatatatgtgcatgaACTTATTAATGTACAAAATGGAAATTTCATTTGTAGTGCTAGATCTGTATGAGAATATAAATATTTAATACTTTAGACTTGTTAAGGCTGGTGGATAAGTTCAAGTTTGATTCAAACCTAGGAAAGCTTAACTCGTCAAACTTTTATTGAGTTCGAGTTCGACTCGAGTTTgcttaaaaacttaacaaatgAACCTGAACATTATAAAGCTCGGTTCAATTCGGTACACTCCTGTTACAATCGTGTTACTCAAACTTCAATCGAAAATTACGAGGATTATGAGGACTATTACTTGAGTTGTATTTGTGGTAATTGCGGCTTCGAAAGTATTTAATGTTTTTCCTGATATACTCCATTGAATAACACTTCAACAACAAAATATAAGTTACCCTATACGTtaattttcttgtattgattttgtAATGGGAAGAGAAAAGGGAGGACAATTTGCTCGTTGAAGGCTTGTTCAAAATCAATTTGTTATAAATATAAATCAAACTTGAACATTTTTCAAGCTAGTCAAGGTTTCAAGCTTGAGCTCGAATAAGCCACTACTAGGCTCGTTTGACTTAtaataattattaataatataaaaaaaaattcatactacTTGAGATCGGTTTGCCCGGGTGGTAATTTTAGGTAGCTAGATGGATATATAGTCCGAGCATCTTCTCTTCTTCCCAAGCTAACTTGCAAAAGGAGCAACGGTTAGCGCCACCTGGATGAAGCGAGCCGGAGGGCACTCCGTTGCCTAAATTTGTGCTTGGAGAAGAAGGATTGAGAGAACAGCAAATCTGAGATCTAGAAAATGGCTTGCTCCCCTAGTGTTTGTCCCTGGGTTTTATGACCGGTTGGTCCCTTGCTCTCCAAGTATCTCGTGCCCGACTCAAGTTTGTAACGTCATGCGTAACGGTTAGTCAGCGACGCCAGTGATGGTGATGCTCGACAAACACGTAGCCGAGCCCCATGCTTGCAGAACATGATGTACTAGTGAAAATATCCCAACTGACTTCGGGCTCGTACCATGGGTCGGGCACCCTTTGGCTCGACCCAACTCCACCAGGTCCAAACCCTGGGCCAATGTGCTGGGCTTATGTGGGCTCTTACCATGAGTCGGGCACCCTTCggcccaacccaacccaactacACCAGGTCCAAACCCTCTGGGCCAATGCGCTGGGCTTATGCGGAACGGGCGAGCCATCAGCCCAACTAGGCCCAGCTTGGCTGGCCGCTGCCCACTCGGGCGGGCCCATGAGGTGTCGGATCCGGCCCACTACCGTTTGTATTCAACTTGGATTAAAATTCAGCTCATCTCGTTAGGCCGAAGTATTCAAACAAGCAGGAGTACTATCAACCACCAGTGCGCAGTACGCATACACAACCATGGCAGCCACCAGCTTCGCGTCTCATTCTGTTCTAGGAAGAGCCCTATTCCGGGCACTTGCATCCCCTCTTCCCGTTGGAATCAGCAAGAAATTCTCTCACTACagaacccttctctctcttcctctcactACTTCTCTCGGCAATTCAGGTTCTCGTCTTTCCTCTATTTGGGACTTTTACAACTTTTCTTCCGTCCGAAACTGTTATTTTTCATCTTAAAGTTGTGATTTTTGAATACCCATGTGATGAATTGGGAATTTTTTCGTGAATTACGTTATGTTGAACTATGTAGTTGATGAGGATGTTTAGGTCACTTACAGAAGCTACTCTTTTGGATGTAGACAATGAGCATTGGCTTCTTATGGGGCATACAATTGATGAATTTCGCCTGTTCTCACCACCCCTATTTGAACCACACTATCAGCAAATATGTTCTTTTTGGTAAAGATTAGGATAGGTTCTTCTTAATCTTTTTTTGACAACTCGGGTGTCggggccagcttacgcgcacctcgactattcCTTGGGACCAATCCCACTGCCCACTTGTGGGGGATAGGTTCTTCCTAATCTTGTGTTCCAAATAGCATGAAATTCCTGATGCCAATTGATGTTGTCTATGTCTGGTGATAGCGACACCTTTATGTCACCATTAACAATTGCTGCCACTTATTAGTTGTTACATCGGGCGCGGTCACATGTCTTAGTGTGAGATTGATATTGTTACCAATCCAAGAACATGGCAACTGGACAAAATGTCCATATACTTATcatttgtttctattttcttggGTAGATTAAGGTATCATAGAGTATTTCATGCATAATATGAGAGGTTACACATAGTTCCATGGTAAACTCAAATTGCAAATATTCGTGCCAGGTGTCATGCATAATGTGGGAGTTTTAAGCACACTTTCATGGTAAACTCAAATAGAGTATGCTTGCCCGCTGCCCATAGCCACACCCTTACCGCCACTACTCAGTGTCAAACACTGATACTTTTATACATCAAAAAGAGTCTATGTAGCGTAGGATGCAACCTTAGGGAAATACCAATTAAAGAAATCGTAAATGCCTAAGATTCATTTGCTGACTGGGCTTGCAAGCTTTGGAGGCAAAATTCAGTTATTATACTTGATAACTTGCACCCTTGTTGATACTTCTGGTGATACAGCTGCAGGTATATGTCAGTTGGCAGTGTCACAAGCTATTAACGGCAATGTAAATGGTTTACTCAGAGGAGTGGGAGACAAGAATACCAATGAAGCTGTGAAGCATATTGTAGAATTGGTATTTTCCTTACTTCCTTTTGAAAAAACACCTTCGAATGtaggaggaggaagaagttTAACAATCTGCGGTCCTTAGAAGTTTGAAGTGAttatattttctctcttcaacTAGTTATGAAAGATTATTCTGATTTTTCAATCAACCTCTGCCCTTCTCAGGCAAAACGAGCATCGTCTAGGGGAGAAGTTCTTCATACAGATTTTCTCACACCACTCATCCTAAAGGAATCTATGTTAGTACTGGAAAAGTTCACTGACATCAAAACAGTGGCTCAGGGTGGATATCCAGAGGTTAACTTGAAGAAAATATTTCTGTCGGAATGTTGTTTCTGTTAATTTCTCTTACATGTAACATATGTAGCATGTCCTCCAGGCCGAGCGTTGTCGGCTTTCAGTTGGACATCCACAAGAATTGACAAGTGATCCAGATATAGTTGTGGCGTTAAGGCAAGTCATTGGATGTCCATTGTCCTGTGGGTGTACCATAATAaagtttcattttaaaaaatgagggAGAAAAAAGCTTTATTTGTTAAATGTTTACTCTTTTCCAGTATCACAGGCAACTTTGGGTTTCAACCTTGTTCTCATGGTGACTTCCTTGGCTCAATTCTTGGGACAGGGATTGCTAGGGAGAAGCTGGGGGATATTTTGGTGCAGGTATCATGTTTGTTATCAGAGTTCGACATTGGCAGCATAAGAATGGCAATATTAGAATATTAAATCTTTGatgtttattttcttatttcttttttaacctCAGATCATTTAGTAAGGAAAAGAGGAAAACGAAGATGGTTTCTTGATACCTTTATAACTTCTCTATATACTCGTCTCTCATGAGTTATGATGATCAAAACCACTATAAGGCCTTGCTGGAAAAGTTTGCCACTGAGAATTATTACCAAGTAAGGTAACTGGAAAAAAATACAAGCAGCATCCTTTTATTTCGATAAACACACCAAATGGAAGGTCTTCGGAAAAGTGATCACTCTGCCTGTAGTTGGATATTGGATCACAATTGCTTGTGCTGGTCCGGGACGTGGATAACATTTTTTTACTGTTGAATGCATAGAATGGGTGAAATGCTTAGACCAATGAGGACCAACCAGAGGAGTGATATACAAAATGTGCTTAATTGATTGCCTCGGGCCTGTAATGAAGGGTTTCTGAATGTTGAGTGTGTAGATGGGCATAGTACAAAGATTAGAAGAGACCATTCACACAAGAGTTGTATGAATAGCTCACAATATGACATGTAGATAAGTAGTTTAGGAAGGATAGGATTATTTAACACAGTACCTATATGTACAGTATCCTACCCCTGATTTCCTTCTAAAACTGCAGAGACTCAAAGGTTGGTTTTTAAGCAAAGAAACTTGGAAAATACATTTGTTGTGTGAACTTTTACCTCTTGATTTGGAAGTAGTTTTTTTGTGGGACCTAATTTCTTTGGCAAATATTTGAGTTTATTTAAAACTGGTCACCAACACCTAAAATGGAGGATGGATGCTAGGTGACAGGATCCTTGCTTGAAACTAAGTTGGTAGAGGCTTTTTGTGGTCATCTACTTTCCTTACCTTTTGGCGGTCAATAGTTAATGATGTGTGGCATGTGTCAATTAGTTGCAGACTTGCACATATTATATATGGCTACATTTCAGACCAGTGCCTCCTTTAGGATTCCATTTTTTACCTTGCATTTAAACTAATGATCACTTCATCTTCCCTAACTTTCTTATTCTCTATTTATATGGTGAGTTTTAGGCTACTTTTTATGTTGACGCTTAATGTTTACCCACCTATTGTCAGTTTGTTAACTGTCGTCTGTTGTGCAGGGAGAAGGAGCTCAGATTCTTATTGTTCCAGAACTAGCTGACTTTATCACATCAACCTTGGACAAGGTACTAATCCTTTCATGTGTACGACATTCTTGTTCTTTGCATAATTTTGCTAGTACTATGGTCCTAGAAGATTGGCCTGGGAAAGGAGATATGCCCAAGTTTATGTTTTGAAGTTCAAGAAGTAAGTATAGGATGTGGCTGAAGTACAACTCAGGGGCAAAAGTTCAATCACATTTGATACGTTCCTTTTGCAGGTTGGCAACGTTCCGGTCACTTGTGAAAAGATTCCATTGCTTGCCCTTGAATATAAGCCACCAAGGTAGCAAATTGTTATCTTGTTGACCCTATGTTGACACTTTCCATTTGCCATCAGCCGAATCATATAGGCTACATATAATCCTGACACTTTACAGAACTCAGACTTTCAAAACCGTGGAACCATCATTGAGGGTCGATGCAATTGCTAGTGCTGGATTCAAAATCTCACGAACAAAGCTAGTCGATTTAATCAGGTATAACCTGTTATTTTTGGATTGGATTCCTTTGTAATTATTTGGATGAAGTTCTTATTCCTTAACTTCACTACATGTGCCTATTGTATTTTGGTGTCTTTATAAGTTTATGAAGACCTCAGTTTATTTGGAGACAAACCTATAAGCCTTTAAATCAAAGGGTAGAATGAAACAGTTAGGTTGTCCTTTATTTTGGGTTTTAGACGGTAAATTGGTAATTAATTTGGCAACTTAAAACCCTATTCTTGTCTCCTCTTTTTTGGGATTCTGAATGGGACCTTCGGAGCTTAGTTTTCACTACAATATCTGTGATGTTCCAATTATTAAGTGCTGACCTGTCCCATTCCAAATCAAATGCCTGAAAAGAGGAGATGTCAATTAACGATTCACATGGTTTAGTACATGTGACAATCTCTCGTGCAAATACATATTCACAAAGTCCCGTAAAGAGCAAGGGATAACCAAAGTAACCAAAAAATTTCCTCCTTTCAGAAGTGGGGATGTGCGTGTTAACTGGACAACCGTGACAAAAGGTACCACCACAATGAAGACTGGGGACATTGTCTCAGTTAGTGGAAAAGGAAGACTGAAGGTGAGTCATTACTCATTATAATTGGTGTAACACTGCTGTCCGGTTAACTTACTTGAGGGCAGTTCCATTGAGCCAACCATCTTGACTTCTCTATTGTTTGGGTTCAGATTGGAGAAATAAACCCAACAAAGAAGGGAAAGTTTGCAGTAGAGCTTATCCGATATTTATGAAGGACTCAGCAAGGGCGACACAGAAAGATTGTATTCGTTTGTCTCAACTGTTGGTCTTTCGATGTATTATGTGTCATTTTCCTAGAAATTGCTTTTGTTGTTCATAGCAAGCCTAATCCATCACATATTGGCTAAAGCAGAGTCTAGATTTTGTCGAGCCTAATCCTAGAGGTTGGCTAAAGCATAGTCAAGTTCTACCACTaaggagaaaatagaaaatgtcACATTCTTAGTGCAAATCACGGTgtattactctctctctctctctctctctctctctctctctctctctctcgtgtgcgTGCACGCACACTCTTGCCTCACAAAGGAGAACAGAAGGTAGGAATAAGAATGCACTGCAAGTTCTATGTTGCATGAGCTTAGCTTTAACCTGTTACTTCCGTCTTTTCCTAATAGGTTTGGGAGCGGAGCCCAATCAATGGAAAAGTAAGAGAGAGCGGCTCGCCTGTTGTCGTTCATCTAATTAAAGATTGTTTCCTTATATGAACTTTGTTAGTCCAAAACTTTTAGCAGCATGCTGGTGTAATTTTTCACGATTTTGAACGCTTAACCTGTGaccttttgaaaaaaagaaagaaacatatGAGATGGAAGTTCCGTTGAAATGGTGAAAACAGTGCTTCATCCTAAATTGCAAATGAGGAAAACCAAGATTGCATCAAACTTGATGGGTTAAAAATGGCCCGGACCACATGATTAACTTCTATGTGTCCCTTAAAAATCTAAGTAGTCAAACGTCTCTGTCTCTCCTTTACGATTCCATGCGGCTCAAGGCGGTTGATATTTGACGAATttcatcaaataaaaaaagaatgggGAAAAACTGAAATAGGGTTTTTGAGAACGGTCTCAAAGGCTCTTTACTAGATAGTAGGCCTAGAACTAGCAAATGAACACAGTCTTCCACTTCAAGCCTCATTTGAGCCAAAGGGCACACTAACATGCACGAAGCATTTGCTCATGAAATTGCTTATGAATTTTGTGCTCTTCCGAAAAAGAAAAGTTTGTGTATGCAATGTGCACAAATTTAAATACAAATGCGTTTGAAAACCTTCACAAATCCTACTAAGTAAATATTGAGGGACTAACATGCATCGGATGACTATGTGTTtgaatatgtatttttttgtcaaagtgTTTGAATTTGTTTGCATAAATCTGTATGCGTAGCATTGCTTTTTCGAATAAATGTTTAGGGTTCCATATGCACTTTCAAAATTGTTCGAGGGCAGGTCAGTGTAATTTAATACTTAACGGTCTTTCATCATTACACAAAGAaagaattcaaattcaaaaacctcctcc
Coding sequences:
- the LOC131323351 gene encoding proton pump-interactor 1-like; translated protein: MDLEVVKSDLAQVSMESVCDKNGKMHQGICPSEPIIFGSHDVDEPVNIKGISASVPDVPKDVEDEWPEAQKIHSFFFVKYRSYEDPKLKAQMEYADSDLRKKDQARSQLIEKMRAKKSAKFELDEQIRPLRTENDQYWTIMGEKRKEMEPLQHALGKLRNPNSVNREKGVGLCSSEDELNYVIKSLHYRIQHESIPLSEEKQLLRDIKQLEGTREKVIANDAMRVKIQDSLGEKDVIQDQVKLMGVNLDGVRKDMQAVKDKIKALVEERVIIKNEITKLDAEVTAATESRDAAYKKLWELRNQRDKGNSCYFQNREFLYEVKGLAAKKDIGTLMEKEKKEVEEFMSRWNGSKDFRDDYERRILPSLDMRQLSRDGRIRNPDEKPLLVQEARNSYENVTVTKTNIKRPTKEDSISSPVAVPVVEEVTKEAKSKPQKEAKNNKPISSGKPMEPIELEDKGEFYVSEKVQKDLPPKANEVVDEAKLKEMKREEEIAKAKLALERKKKLAEKAAAKAAIKAQKEAEKKLKDREKKAKKKAAASGPASEPEDQPAEVGPDVTEPEKAEENVEALVPSKKKDRKETTIRYSKRAKGADSLPRVILKRKKSTNYWLWAAAPAAVLSVAMLLVVGYKYFL
- the LOC131323352 gene encoding uncharacterized protein LOC131323352 isoform X1, encoding MAATSFASHSVLGRALFRALASPLPVGISKKFSHYRTLLSLPLTTSLGNSAAGICQLAVSQAINGNVNGLLRGVGDKNTNEAVKHIVELAKRASSRGEVLHTDFLTPLILKESMLVLEKFTDIKTVAQGGYPEAERCRLSVGHPQELTSDPDIVVALSITGNFGFQPCSHGDFLGSILGTGIAREKLGDILVQGEGAQILIVPELADFITSTLDKVGNVPVTCEKIPLLALEYKPPRTQTFKTVEPSLRVDAIASAGFKISRTKLVDLIRSGDVRVNWTTVTKGTTTMKTGDIVSVSGKGRLKIGEINPTKKGKFAVELIRYL
- the LOC131323352 gene encoding uncharacterized protein LOC131323352 isoform X2 yields the protein MAATSFASHSVLGRALFRALASPLPVGISKKFSHYRTLLSLPLTTSLGNSGICQLAVSQAINGNVNGLLRGVGDKNTNEAVKHIVELAKRASSRGEVLHTDFLTPLILKESMLVLEKFTDIKTVAQGGYPEAERCRLSVGHPQELTSDPDIVVALSITGNFGFQPCSHGDFLGSILGTGIAREKLGDILVQGEGAQILIVPELADFITSTLDKVGNVPVTCEKIPLLALEYKPPRTQTFKTVEPSLRVDAIASAGFKISRTKLVDLIRSGDVRVNWTTVTKGTTTMKTGDIVSVSGKGRLKIGEINPTKKGKFAVELIRYL